The following are encoded together in the Sparus aurata chromosome 1, fSpaAur1.1, whole genome shotgun sequence genome:
- the zbtb5 gene encoding zinc finger and BTB domain-containing protein 5 isoform X1 yields MEVKHSATLAMDFPGHFEQIFQQLNYQRVHGQLCDCVIVVGSRHFKAHRSVLAACSTHFRALFTVAEGDASMNMIQLDSEVVTAEAFAALVDMMYTSTLMLGESNVMDILLAASHLHLNNVVKACKHYLTTRTLPMSPSSDRPTHHHPQQEQQRHRQQQQQVADIAVNPGLAANANLAANAATSKLQRSFLLQQLGLSLVSSALGGMEEDAVGNVVGRGVVEQRASFPIRRFHKRKPSLAMGLSDERPRQRQRPSAPNVGLLGEGGMNADREEGALLSPDSHKMGDESKLDAAITGLVGVSQDDAQMPSQSDSGHCEGEDLGRMQGGVNKEEDMDDQDQQDNRMGVKIKSGTEEEEAEEQKVVVKREPLSSPEPTDEISDVTSQAEGSDRAEPGGEEEKAELSPESSDRSFTSEPQPSSDSLLQPSSQLLLKSSMGGGSGVRGGYGCNNGLGGKPGFNISSFLSPKDFGSSGAGLVTGGDDLPNTTTGDAVAHHFLLRQEAAGPSGSASSSLLQSGPLGGESRNGFGDNLQPDSLFLRPLLDGLGNPRGSGGGGNGGHGGVDPFDLDFQRSSLGFHSLGRHSRGGATAAALGYPGYRRIAPKMATGMGSEEGVSGVLQDAASSSSSLTSPLLLNKSGGYEINSGRPTSLPPQLTRASADVLSKCKKALSEHNVLVVEGARKYACKICCKTFLTLTDCKKHIRVHTGEKPYACLKCGKRFSQSSHLYKHSKTTCLRWQNSNMSNALL; encoded by the exons ATGGAAGTGAAGCACAGCGCCACCCT GGCCATGGATTTCCCGGGCCATTTCGAGCAGATCTTCCAGCAGCTCAACTACCAGCGTGTCCACGGTCAGCTGTGCGACTGCGTCATCGTGGTGGGCAGCCGGCACTTCAAGGCCCACCGCTCGGTGCTGGCGGCCTGCAGCACCCACTTCAGAGCCCTGTTTACTGTTGCAGAGGGAGATGCCAGCATGAACATGATCCAGCTGGACAGCGAG GTGGTGACAGCTGAAGCTTTTGCTGCTCTCGTGGACATGATGTACACCTCCACATTGATGCTGGGCGAGAGCAACGTCATGGACATCCTCCTCGCAGCCTCACATCTGCACTTAAACAATGTTGTCAAGGCCTGCAAACACTACCTGACCACACGCACCCTGCCCATGTCCCCCTCCTCTGACCGACCCACCCATCACCATCCTCAGCAGGAACAGCAGAGGcaccggcagcagcagcagcaggtagcagATATAGCAGTGAACCCTGGTCTAGCTGCTAACGCTAACCTCGCGGCAAACGCCGCCACGTCAAAGTTGCAGCGCtccttcctcctgcagcagctggggCTCAGCTTGGTAAGCTCTGCTttgggagggatggaggaggatgcAGTTGGAAATGTCGTCGGCAGAGGAGTAGTTGAACAGAGAGCATCCTTCCCGATCCGACGCTTCCACAAACGTAAGCCGTCTCTGGCCATGGGCCTATCAGATGAGAGACCCAGGCAAAGGCAGCGTCCCTCCGCCCCTAACGTGGGGCTGTtaggagagggagggatgaaCGCAGACCGCGAGGAGGGAGCACTGCTCTCACCTGACTCCCACAAGATGGGGGATGAATCCAAATTGGATGCTGCGATCACTGGCTTAGTGGGAGTGTCCCAAGATGACGCTCAGATGCCGAGCCAGTCAGATAGTGGACATTGTGAGGGGGAGGACTTGGGGAGGATGCAGGGAGGGGTGAACAAGGAGGAGGACATGGATGACCAGGACCAGCAGGACAACCGAATGGGGGTGAAGATCAAATcagggacagaggaggaggaggctgaagaACAGAAG GTGGTGGTTAAACGAGAGCCGTTAAGTTCGCCCGAGCCAACTGACGAAATCAGCGACGTGACATCGCAGGCTGAGGGCAGCGACCGGGCTGAGCCTGGTGGCGAGGAGGAGAAGGCGGAGCTGAGCCCAGAGAGCAGCGACCGCAGCTTCACCTCCGAACCCCAACCCAGCTCCGATTCTCTGCTGCAGCCCAGCTCACAGCTCCTCCTCAAGAGCAGCATGGGAGGAGGCAGCGGAGTCAGAGGAGGGTACGGGTGTAATAACGGACTGGGTGGCAAACCTGGTTTCAATATTTCCAGCTTCCTCAGCCCTAAGGATTTCGGAAGCAGTGGGGCAGGGTTAGTTACTGGAGGGGACGACCTCCCCAACACAACTACTGGTGATGCAGTGGCACATCATTTCCTACTCAGACAGGAGGCTGCTGGGCCATCCggctctgcttcttcttctcttctgcaGTCAGGTCCGCTTGGTGGTGAGAGTCGCAACGGATTTGGAGACAACCTTCAACCTGATTCTCTATTCCTCCGCCCGCTGCTTGATGGTTTAGGGAACCCTCGAGGAAGCGGGGGAGGTGGGAATGGAGGACATGGAGGTGTAGATCCCTTTGATTTGGACTTCCAGCGCTCTAGCCTGGGGTTTCACTCCCTAGGGCGACACTCACGAGGCGGAGCGACTGCCGCTGCTCTTGGTTACCCAGGTTACAGACGCATTGCCCCTAAAATGGCCACCGGGATGGGATCAGAGGAAGGAGTAAGTGGCGTACTCCAGGACGCAGCATCTTCCTCCTCAAGCCTGACCAGTCCCCTGCTTCTAAACAAGAGTGGTGGGTATGAGATAAACAGCGGCAGGCCCACTTCGCTCCCCCCTCAGCTGACCCGAGCTTCAGCCGACGTCCTGTCCAAGTGCAAGAAGGCCCTGTCGGAGCATAACGTCCTGGTGGTTGAGGGAGCTCGGAAATACGCCTGCAAAATCTGCTGCAAGACCTTCCTCACCTTGACTGACTGCAAGAAACACATCCGAGTGCACACGGGAGAGAAACCATACGCGTGTCTCAAGTGTGGGAAGCGCTTCAGCCAGTCCTCCCACCTATACAAGCATTCCAAGACCACCTGCCTGCGCTGGCAGAACAGTAACATGTCCAATGCGCTGCTGTAG
- the zbtb5 gene encoding zinc finger and BTB domain-containing protein 5 isoform X2 has protein sequence MDFPGHFEQIFQQLNYQRVHGQLCDCVIVVGSRHFKAHRSVLAACSTHFRALFTVAEGDASMNMIQLDSEVVTAEAFAALVDMMYTSTLMLGESNVMDILLAASHLHLNNVVKACKHYLTTRTLPMSPSSDRPTHHHPQQEQQRHRQQQQQVADIAVNPGLAANANLAANAATSKLQRSFLLQQLGLSLVSSALGGMEEDAVGNVVGRGVVEQRASFPIRRFHKRKPSLAMGLSDERPRQRQRPSAPNVGLLGEGGMNADREEGALLSPDSHKMGDESKLDAAITGLVGVSQDDAQMPSQSDSGHCEGEDLGRMQGGVNKEEDMDDQDQQDNRMGVKIKSGTEEEEAEEQKVVVKREPLSSPEPTDEISDVTSQAEGSDRAEPGGEEEKAELSPESSDRSFTSEPQPSSDSLLQPSSQLLLKSSMGGGSGVRGGYGCNNGLGGKPGFNISSFLSPKDFGSSGAGLVTGGDDLPNTTTGDAVAHHFLLRQEAAGPSGSASSSLLQSGPLGGESRNGFGDNLQPDSLFLRPLLDGLGNPRGSGGGGNGGHGGVDPFDLDFQRSSLGFHSLGRHSRGGATAAALGYPGYRRIAPKMATGMGSEEGVSGVLQDAASSSSSLTSPLLLNKSGGYEINSGRPTSLPPQLTRASADVLSKCKKALSEHNVLVVEGARKYACKICCKTFLTLTDCKKHIRVHTGEKPYACLKCGKRFSQSSHLYKHSKTTCLRWQNSNMSNALL, from the exons ATGGATTTCCCGGGCCATTTCGAGCAGATCTTCCAGCAGCTCAACTACCAGCGTGTCCACGGTCAGCTGTGCGACTGCGTCATCGTGGTGGGCAGCCGGCACTTCAAGGCCCACCGCTCGGTGCTGGCGGCCTGCAGCACCCACTTCAGAGCCCTGTTTACTGTTGCAGAGGGAGATGCCAGCATGAACATGATCCAGCTGGACAGCGAG GTGGTGACAGCTGAAGCTTTTGCTGCTCTCGTGGACATGATGTACACCTCCACATTGATGCTGGGCGAGAGCAACGTCATGGACATCCTCCTCGCAGCCTCACATCTGCACTTAAACAATGTTGTCAAGGCCTGCAAACACTACCTGACCACACGCACCCTGCCCATGTCCCCCTCCTCTGACCGACCCACCCATCACCATCCTCAGCAGGAACAGCAGAGGcaccggcagcagcagcagcaggtagcagATATAGCAGTGAACCCTGGTCTAGCTGCTAACGCTAACCTCGCGGCAAACGCCGCCACGTCAAAGTTGCAGCGCtccttcctcctgcagcagctggggCTCAGCTTGGTAAGCTCTGCTttgggagggatggaggaggatgcAGTTGGAAATGTCGTCGGCAGAGGAGTAGTTGAACAGAGAGCATCCTTCCCGATCCGACGCTTCCACAAACGTAAGCCGTCTCTGGCCATGGGCCTATCAGATGAGAGACCCAGGCAAAGGCAGCGTCCCTCCGCCCCTAACGTGGGGCTGTtaggagagggagggatgaaCGCAGACCGCGAGGAGGGAGCACTGCTCTCACCTGACTCCCACAAGATGGGGGATGAATCCAAATTGGATGCTGCGATCACTGGCTTAGTGGGAGTGTCCCAAGATGACGCTCAGATGCCGAGCCAGTCAGATAGTGGACATTGTGAGGGGGAGGACTTGGGGAGGATGCAGGGAGGGGTGAACAAGGAGGAGGACATGGATGACCAGGACCAGCAGGACAACCGAATGGGGGTGAAGATCAAATcagggacagaggaggaggaggctgaagaACAGAAG GTGGTGGTTAAACGAGAGCCGTTAAGTTCGCCCGAGCCAACTGACGAAATCAGCGACGTGACATCGCAGGCTGAGGGCAGCGACCGGGCTGAGCCTGGTGGCGAGGAGGAGAAGGCGGAGCTGAGCCCAGAGAGCAGCGACCGCAGCTTCACCTCCGAACCCCAACCCAGCTCCGATTCTCTGCTGCAGCCCAGCTCACAGCTCCTCCTCAAGAGCAGCATGGGAGGAGGCAGCGGAGTCAGAGGAGGGTACGGGTGTAATAACGGACTGGGTGGCAAACCTGGTTTCAATATTTCCAGCTTCCTCAGCCCTAAGGATTTCGGAAGCAGTGGGGCAGGGTTAGTTACTGGAGGGGACGACCTCCCCAACACAACTACTGGTGATGCAGTGGCACATCATTTCCTACTCAGACAGGAGGCTGCTGGGCCATCCggctctgcttcttcttctcttctgcaGTCAGGTCCGCTTGGTGGTGAGAGTCGCAACGGATTTGGAGACAACCTTCAACCTGATTCTCTATTCCTCCGCCCGCTGCTTGATGGTTTAGGGAACCCTCGAGGAAGCGGGGGAGGTGGGAATGGAGGACATGGAGGTGTAGATCCCTTTGATTTGGACTTCCAGCGCTCTAGCCTGGGGTTTCACTCCCTAGGGCGACACTCACGAGGCGGAGCGACTGCCGCTGCTCTTGGTTACCCAGGTTACAGACGCATTGCCCCTAAAATGGCCACCGGGATGGGATCAGAGGAAGGAGTAAGTGGCGTACTCCAGGACGCAGCATCTTCCTCCTCAAGCCTGACCAGTCCCCTGCTTCTAAACAAGAGTGGTGGGTATGAGATAAACAGCGGCAGGCCCACTTCGCTCCCCCCTCAGCTGACCCGAGCTTCAGCCGACGTCCTGTCCAAGTGCAAGAAGGCCCTGTCGGAGCATAACGTCCTGGTGGTTGAGGGAGCTCGGAAATACGCCTGCAAAATCTGCTGCAAGACCTTCCTCACCTTGACTGACTGCAAGAAACACATCCGAGTGCACACGGGAGAGAAACCATACGCGTGTCTCAAGTGTGGGAAGCGCTTCAGCCAGTCCTCCCACCTATACAAGCATTCCAAGACCACCTGCCTGCGCTGGCAGAACAGTAACATGTCCAATGCGCTGCTGTAG
- the polr1e gene encoding DNA-directed RNA polymerase I subunit RPA49 has translation MTTTMAASCSLVCCGEERDSDKAVIVQFSNGSVKNADKLDFTMYKNTDESNPRKKSRRILVAESDRLSYVGNNFGTGSLKCNNLCQYYVGVLNKQTMQMEVHSAQLFNMQPQIPGETTESAKPQDTTLTYRDKVDSLIEAFGTNKQKRALSSRRLNQVGSDTLQQAVAKAANTVIDQKGLEALQQEVAETESQAELALHLPPCTADADRPENVYAFDDLLSPVEFGALEQAGSKMAALTPEELQKMRDDGGCLCVVKLLENMPTVGDTRDKTSRCAFYLSLLLNLARQKSISRKFGQEEGCPRIILNKLMKTFTVETFNNGRIQNMVSSSMRAKLAAYSLALLLHLGHMTADLTLLHRDLGITEARIIEVAKSMGLTLIRPSRVKSDEAGLRDDHFRASLVLPLVKYDQFMERRKRKKMH, from the exons ATGACAACAACTATGGCTGCCTCCTGCTCGTTGGTGTgttgtggagaggagagagactcCGATAAAGCTGTTATCG TCCAGTTTTCTAACGGCAGCGTCAAAAATGCAGACAAACTGGATTTCACCATGTACAAGAACACAGATGAGAGTAACCCCAGGAAAAAGAGCCGACGGATATTG GTCGCTGAATCAGACAGACTGTCCTATGTTGGAAATAATTTTGGAACGGGGTCCTTGAAATGCAACAACCTTTGCCA GTATTATGTGGGAGTGTTGAACAAGCAGACCATGCAGATGGAGGTGCACAGTGCTCAGCTCTTTAACATGCAACCTCAAATACCAG GAGAGACAACAGAGAGCGCAAAACCTCAGGACACTACTCTGACCTACAGAGACAAG GTCGACTCTTTGATTGAGGCGTTTGGCACCAACAAGCAGAAGAGAGCTCTGAGCTCCCGCAGGCTGAATCAAGTGGGGAGTGACACGCTGCAGCAAGCGGTGGCTAAGGCTGCCAACACGGTGATTGACCAAAAGGGACTGGAAG cTCTACAACAGGAAGTGGCCGAGACAGAGTCCCAGGCAGAGCTGGCTCTCCACCTGCCTCCCTGCACTGCAGACGCCGACAGACCTGAGAACGTATACGCGTTTGATGATC TCTTGAGTCCGGTAGAGTTTGGGGCGTTGGAACAGGCTGGATCAAAGATGGCAGCTCTCACCCcggaggagctgcagaagaTGAGAGATGATGGAGG gtgcttGTGTGTTGTGAAGCTCCTGGAGAACATGCCAACTGTAGGTGACACCAGAGACAAAACATCACGCTGTGCCTTTTACCTTTCTCTGCTCCTCAACCTGGCACGGCAGAAAAGCATCAGCCGCAAGT ttgGACAGGAGGAAGGCTGTCCTCGCATCATTCTGAACAAACTGATGAAAACATTCACTGTGGAGACTTTCAACAATGGCAG GATCCAGAACATGGTGTCTTCATCAATGCGTGCAAAGCTAGCAGCGTACTCGCTGGCCCTGCTGTTGCATTTGGGTCACATGACTGCTGACCTCACATTACTGCACCGTGACCTGGGCATCACTGAGGCCAG GATTATTGAAGTTGCAAAATCAATGGGACTGACCCTGATTAGACCATCCCGGGTGAAGTCTGACGAGGCCGGTCTGCGAGACGACCACTTTCGGGCTTCTCTCGTTCTGCCGTTGGTCAAATACGACCAATTCATGGAGAGACGGAAACGCAAGAAAATGCACTGA
- the fbxo10 gene encoding F-box only protein 10, translating to MEVGSLPVELWRVILAYLPLRDLGRCCQVCRAWRELILSLDNTRWRQLCLGCPECRHPNWPSQPHLEPPSWREALKQHALATRTWTQNGPELQSSACLLFFRRRKDRRVWHVGPGCEFETLRGALGVVGPYDRVVLHPGVYEEQAEVALKVPVELVGLGRLGEVALLVCMEQQCPTARLCNLVFMPPWFSTVVYKTSWGHVQLDNCNFEGAQLQVRGPATCQARFCSFSQGSSAHLLGVVLSLLDSCDFSGSDTASVTVEGPPVSERNWACKHLAALARTFPSCGASGSNRSPPTGHVAGSTGGHQPSGANVKKEHVNIEDWQRRTGVDAVCQGTVIEDCWGDRSEGEEEDGGGINTINPCTLDYKIPCDHHGLSHLLKPQPDGSLPPASSPDPPSVTPEPLTFQQELDRDPEAQMLAASTHGCILRRCLFREGKGGVHLSNYGQARLEGNVFRGLNYAVRCIQNSTIVMLRNEVCECRASGVFLRLSAQGLIAENDIHSNGEAGLDIRKGANPIIVCNKIHSGLRSGVVVLGNGKGSIRSNQIYNNKEAGVYILFSGNPVVSGNHIFQGQAAGIAINENGRGMISENVIRENQWGGVDIRRGGDPILRNNYICYGYSDGVVVGERGRGLIEGNHVYCNKGCGVWVMSSSLPQLLGNYITHNCMYGLAVFCRKDPGNIEAREGNWPGQAGVGGDGGSGERRGVDGEGREGQENLNEEGELFAWESDLDSEDERHSARRSISVALVESNCMNYNGAVGLYVKSSEPLNVFSNLVNSNRGTGITVLQSSQLTRLVTNCIVDNGRGGVTVEKDCRVELRGNGIYKNGGHGVSFGGNGQIVENDVVGNCGYGIQVSGSADIKILRNRVQPAQGCGIAVLGPVKGVVHDNLLFQGHPGNKKSLLHMDPGNESCALRNNSVLRHNNSSTTAPPWVLENPPPRPLASSPSGLSSSQYPSRLGISMTTRISATVESGCHSGSMFCSIL from the exons atggaGGTGGGCAGCCTCCCCGTGGAGCTGTGGAGGGTTATCTTGGCCTACCTTCCTCTCCGTGACCTGGGCCGCTGCTGCCAGGTGTGTCGTGCCTGGCGGGAGCTCATCCTCTCTCTGGACAACACCCGTTGGAGGCAGCTCTGCCTCGGCTGCCCTGAGTGCAGGCACCCCAACTGGCCCAGCCAGCCACATCTGGAGCCCCCATCCTGGAGAGAGGCCCTGAAGCAGCACGCCCTGGCCACCCGCACCTGGACTCAAAATGGACCAGAGCTCCAGTCCTCCGcctgcctcctcttcttccGTCGCAGGAAAGACCGCAGGGTTTGGCACGTGGGGCCAGGGTGTGAGTTCGAGACCCTTCGCGGGGCCCTAGGGGTGGTGGGGCCGTATGACCGTGTGGTCCTCCATCCAGGGGTGTATGAGGAGCAGGCCGAGGTGGCGCTGAAGGTGCCCGTGGAGCTGGTTGGGCTGGGGCGACTTGGTGAGGTGGCCCTCCTGGTGTGTATGGAGCAGCAGTGCCCCACTGCCAGGCTGTGTAATCTGGTTTTCATGCCACCCTGGTTCTCCACTGTGGTCTACAAG ACGTCATGGGGTCACGTCCAGCTAGATAACTGCAACTTTGAGGGGGCTCAATTGCAAGTCCGCGGCCCAGCAACCTGCCAGGCTCGCTTCTGCTCCTTCTCACAAGGCAGCTCAGCCCACTTACTGGGTGTTGTCCTCAGTTTATTGGACAGCTGTGACTTCTCTGGGAGTGATACAGCGTCTGTGACAGTTGAAGGTCCCCCTGTCTCAGAAAGGAACTGGGCTTGCAAACACTTGGCTGCCTTGGCCAGGACGTTCCCATCATGTGGCGCATCTGGGAGTAACCGCAGCCCTCCCACAGGCCATGTGGCAGGTTCCACTGGTGGGCATCAACCTTCAGGTGCCAATGTTAAAAAGGAGCATGTGAACATAGAGGACTGGCAGAGGAGGACTGGGGTAGATGCAGTTTGTCAGGGCACAGTGATTGAAGACTGCTGGGGTGACCGCagcgagggagaggaggaagatggaggaggaatCAACACCATAAACCCATGTACATTGGATTACAAAATCCCATGTGACCATCACGGCCTGTCACATTTGCTCAAGCCCCAGCCAGATGGCTCTCTACCACCGGCCTCCTCCCCGGATCCCCCATCTGTAACCCCTGAACCCCTCACCTTTCAACAGGAACTAGACCGGGACCCTGAGGCTCAGATGTTGGCAGCATCCACCCATGGCTGTATCCTCAGACGCTGCCTCTTcagggaagggaagggaggcGTGCATTTGTCTAATTACGGACAAGCTCGGCTGGAAGGCAATGTTTTCCGTGGGCTGAACTATGCTGTCCGCTGTATCCAGAACTCCACA ATCGTGATGCTGAGAAACGAAGTGTGTGAGTGCCGTGCATCGGGTGTGTTCCTGCGCCTCTCTGCTCAGGGCCTCATCGCAGAAAACGACATCCACTCGAATGGGGAGGCAGGGCTCGACATCCGAAAAGGGGCTAACCCCATCATTGTG TGTAACAAAATACACAGCGGTTTGCGTTCAGGGGTTGTTGTCCTTGGCAATGGAAAAGGTTCAATTCGGAGCAACCAGATCTATAACAACAAGGAAGCAGGCGTGTATATACTCTTCAGCGGCAATCCTGTGGTCAG TGGGAATCACATTTTTCAGGGCCAGGCAGCAGGGATAGCTATAAACGAGAATGGAAGAGGGATGATATCAG AGAATGTGATCAGAGAGAACCAGTGGGGAGGTGTGGACATCCGCAGAGGAGGTGACCCCATCTTGAGGAACAACTACATCTGTTATGGCTACTCAGATGGTGTtgtggtgggagagagaggcCGTGGACTTATTGAGGGAAACCATGTCTATT GTAACAAAGGCTGTGGTGTGTGGGTTATGTCCTCCAGCCTCCCGCAGCTTCTGGGAAACTACATCACCCATAACTGCATGTATGGGCTGGCCGTGTTCTGCAGAAAGGACCCAGGTAACATCGAGGCCAGGGAGGGGAACTGGCCAGGGCAGGCCGGTGTTGGTGGAGATGGAGGCAGTGGGGAAAGGAGGGGGGTAGATGGAGAAGGGCGAGAAGGGCAGGAGAACTTGAATGAGGAGGGGGAGCTATTTGCGTGGGAGAGTGATCTGGACAGTGAGGACGAGCGCCACTCTGCCCGTCGCTCCATCAGTGTGGCCCTGGTGGAGAGCAACTGCATGAACTACAATGGAG CAGTTGGTCTGTACGTGAAGAGCAGTGAGCCCCTGAATGTTTTCTCTAACCTTGTGAACAGTAACCGTGGCACCGGCATTACTGTGCTGCAGAGCAGTCAGCTTACCCGGCTGGTTACAAACTGCATTGTGGACAATGGTCGAGGTGGTGTAACGGTGGAGAAAGACTGCAGAGTGGAGCTTCGTGGTAACGGCATTTATAAAAACGGTGGCCATGGCGTCAGTTTCGGGGGTAACGGGCAGATTGTGGAGAACGATGTGGTTGGAAACTGTGGATATGGGATCCAAGTCTCTGGTAGTGCTGACATCAAG ATACTGCGCAACAGAGTCCAACCAGCGCAGGGCTGTGGCATCGCTGTGCTTGGGCCAGTAAAAGGCGTTGTCCATGACAATCTCTTGTTCCAGGGCCATCCtggaaacaaaaaatcactACTACATATGGATCCTGGCAATGAGAGCTGTGCGTTGCGCAACAACAGTGTTCTAAGGCATAATAACAG CTCTACAACTGCTCCTCCCTGGGTTTTGGAAAACCCTCCACCTCGTCCACTGGCCAGCTCCCCTTCTGGCCTCTCCTCTTCCCAATATCCTTCCCGACTTGGAATCTCCATGACGACCAGGATCAGCGCCACTGTAGAAAGCGGTTGCCATAGTGGCAGTATGTTCTGCTCCATCCTGTGA
- the LOC115588555 gene encoding C-X-C motif chemokine 6-like: MSIITIVAILVFLTIPEGISLGDQGVVLRCQCITKERKPIGRHIGQVEVNPVSSHCSEIEIIATLKRNGQKICLDPDAPWLKKVLARRQVEQAP; encoded by the exons atgtctATTATCACTATCGTGGCTATCCTGGTTTTCCTGACTATCCCAGAGG GTATCAGCTTGGGGGATCAAGGAGTTGTTCTGCGATGCCAGTGCATCACAAAGGAGAGAAAGCCCATTGGACGTCACATTGGACAGGTAGAGGTGAACCCTGTCAGCTCTCACTGCAGCGAAATTGAGATTAT AGCCACTCTTAAAAGGAATGGGCAAAAGATTTGTCTGGACCCTGATGCCCCATGGCTCAAAAAAGTGCTTGCAAGGAGACAGGTTGA gcAGGCACCTTAA
- the cxcl8a gene encoding permeability factor 2, with amino-acid sequence MMSSRVFIVTIVGLLAFLAISEASLGVELHCRCIQTERKPIGRHIEKVELIPASSHCEETEIIATLKRTGQEVCLDPEAPWVKKVIQRILSNARR; translated from the exons atgatgagcagcagagtcTTCATCGTCACTATTGTGGGGCTCCTGGCCTTCCTCGCCATCAGTGAAG CGAGCCTGGGAGTGGAGCTGCACTGCCGCTGCAtccaaacagagagaaaaccaATCGGCCGCCACATTGAGAAGGTGGAGCTGATTCCTGCCAGCTCCCACTGCGAGGAGACCGAGATCAT TGCCACTCTGAAGAGGACAGGCCAAGAGGTTTGCCTGGACCCCGAGGCTCCCTGGGTGAAGAAAGTGATTCAGAGGATCCTGTCCAA CGCGAGACGCTGA